The proteins below are encoded in one region of Methanosarcina barkeri 3:
- a CDS encoding aspartate aminotransferase family protein — MSSKTTFEIEDKCLPPFFVKQKISVEKGDGVYVWDEEGKMYIDFTAGWGVTCIGHANPVITEALIDQGRKIIQNPNSGLTYSPARARLLSLLAEILPSNLTRVFFTNSGAEANDAAIKLARKVTGRSDIISTYQSFHGRTISTTSATGQPKHRDRYSPLMPNYRFVPYDDLEAMKCYLDENVAAVILEPIQGEGGVHIPSEGYLKEVSNLCKKNGSLLIVDEIQTGFFRTGPAFVTGSCDVKADFMTMAKGIAGGFPFGAFALSETIAKKLEIGDHGGTYCGNPLGCAVSYAVIKYLIDNNISKNVEEIGCLALKRMSLWPETYGNIVADIRGKGLLIMVEFQSEDIATNVKNECLSKGLFVTQTQGNGIRIFPALNIKKEELEEGLLIIEGAVKEISLTFQTLTF; from the coding sequence ATGTCAAGCAAGACAACATTTGAAATAGAAGACAAGTGTCTTCCACCTTTCTTCGTGAAGCAGAAAATTTCCGTTGAAAAAGGAGATGGAGTTTACGTATGGGACGAAGAAGGAAAGATGTATATTGATTTCACGGCAGGTTGGGGTGTAACATGTATCGGTCATGCAAACCCTGTCATCACTGAAGCTTTGATTGACCAGGGAAGAAAGATAATTCAAAACCCCAATTCGGGACTTACATATTCTCCTGCACGTGCACGTCTACTTTCCTTACTCGCAGAAATCCTGCCTTCCAATCTTACAAGAGTATTTTTCACGAACAGCGGAGCTGAAGCAAATGATGCTGCCATTAAACTGGCTCGAAAGGTGACAGGAAGGTCTGACATAATTTCTACATATCAAAGCTTTCATGGGCGTACGATCAGTACAACATCTGCCACAGGTCAACCCAAGCATAGGGATAGGTATAGTCCTCTGATGCCTAATTATCGGTTCGTTCCTTATGATGACCTGGAGGCTATGAAATGTTATCTGGACGAGAATGTTGCTGCAGTAATTCTTGAACCTATTCAGGGAGAAGGCGGAGTCCACATACCTTCAGAAGGATACCTGAAAGAGGTAAGCAACCTGTGCAAGAAGAACGGAAGTTTGCTGATCGTTGATGAAATTCAAACCGGATTTTTCAGAACAGGGCCAGCTTTTGTTACAGGTTCCTGCGATGTGAAAGCAGATTTTATGACAATGGCAAAAGGGATTGCAGGTGGTTTCCCGTTTGGTGCTTTCGCCTTATCTGAGACTATTGCAAAAAAGCTTGAGATCGGCGACCATGGTGGTACATATTGTGGCAATCCTCTTGGTTGTGCCGTTTCTTACGCAGTGATAAAATACCTGATAGATAACAATATTTCCAAAAATGTAGAAGAAATTGGTTGTCTTGCCCTGAAAAGAATGAGCTTGTGGCCGGAAACTTATGGGAATATAGTTGCCGACATACGTGGAAAAGGGCTCCTTATTATGGTCGAATTCCAGAGTGAAGATATCGCCACAAATGTCAAAAATGAGTGTTTATCAAAAGGTTTATTTGTCACTCAAACTCAGGGTAACGGAATAAGGATATTTCCCGCGCTAAACATCAAGAAGGAAGAATTAGAGGAAGGCCTTCTAATTATCGAGGGTGCGGTAAAGGAAATTAGCCTTACTTTCCAAACGCTTACTTTCTAA
- a CDS encoding DUF3795 domain-containing protein, with product MNEKKFTAWCGLCCIDCIPSNKDLFNLAHKLEEKLSYLQFDEYAKLKAEKNPAFEDYPVFIKVLKEIKSLKCSMPCREGGGKPVCEIRNCVQDKGYLGCWECGDRRSCTKLDYLRSVHPSLDYHLDLIGKYGPENWISKRGIHYRWQKESAEKTKS from the coding sequence ATGAATGAAAAGAAGTTCACAGCCTGGTGTGGGTTATGTTGTATCGATTGCATCCCTTCTAACAAGGATCTGTTTAATCTTGCTCATAAGCTTGAAGAAAAGCTTTCCTATCTTCAGTTTGATGAATATGCAAAGCTTAAAGCTGAAAAAAATCCTGCCTTTGAAGATTATCCGGTGTTTATCAAGGTACTTAAGGAAATCAAATCATTAAAATGCTCTATGCCTTGCAGAGAAGGAGGTGGAAAGCCTGTCTGCGAGATTAGGAACTGTGTGCAAGATAAAGGATACCTCGGATGCTGGGAGTGTGGCGATCGCCGTAGCTGTACTAAACTTGATTATTTGAGGTCCGTTCATCCGAGTTTAGACTACCACTTAGACTTAATTGGCAAATACGGTCCAGAAAACTGGATTTCAAAACGCGGAATCCATTATAGGTGGCAAAAAGAAAGTGCTGAAAAAACAAAATCATAA
- a CDS encoding aldo/keto reductase, translating to MLYRKVPKNEDELSVLGFGCMRLPIKEDGTIDEKRATNQVRYAIDHGVNYIDTAWPYHMGESEPFLGHALADGYRAKVKLATKLPSWLIKSREDMDSFLNAQLKRLNTDHIDYYLVHGLAGEVWDKLEPLGITDFLDEAKADGRIVNAGFSFHGSIEDFKWIVDAYPWKFCQIQYNFMDEKHQAGTEGLKYAASKSLGIIIMEPLLGGNLANRVPSEVKEIWNEASVKRTPAEWALRWIWNHPEVTTVLSGMSEEAQIEENLKTADEAYPNSLTEAELQLVSRVEQKYRQLIKIGCTGCQYCMPCPSGVSIPECFDIYNNLHMFGNVDGSKFAYAMRMSGAFTDSDPGGFASLCIECGQCMEKCPQSLKIPDLLKAVAEELEGPDFEQRLAMVRQSLRKTKPQNNTQD from the coding sequence ATGTTATACAGAAAAGTGCCTAAGAATGAAGACGAACTTTCAGTATTAGGATTCGGGTGTATGCGTCTTCCTATCAAAGAAGATGGGACTATAGATGAAAAAAGAGCGACAAACCAGGTACGTTATGCAATCGACCACGGAGTAAATTACATCGATACAGCCTGGCCTTATCACATGGGAGAAAGCGAGCCTTTCCTTGGCCATGCCCTTGCGGATGGATATCGAGCAAAGGTTAAACTTGCTACAAAGCTTCCATCCTGGCTCATAAAAAGTCGAGAAGATATGGATAGTTTCCTCAATGCTCAGTTAAAGAGACTCAACACGGACCATATTGATTATTATCTGGTCCATGGTCTTGCGGGAGAAGTATGGGATAAACTTGAGCCTCTTGGTATAACCGATTTCCTTGATGAGGCAAAAGCCGATGGACGTATTGTCAATGCAGGTTTTTCTTTCCACGGCTCAATTGAGGATTTCAAATGGATTGTCGATGCATATCCCTGGAAGTTCTGCCAGATTCAGTATAATTTCATGGACGAGAAGCACCAGGCAGGAACAGAAGGGCTTAAATATGCGGCTTCAAAGAGTCTGGGAATTATTATCATGGAGCCTCTGCTAGGAGGCAATCTGGCCAACCGAGTTCCCTCTGAAGTTAAGGAAATCTGGAACGAAGCATCCGTAAAACGTACACCAGCAGAATGGGCACTTCGCTGGATTTGGAACCATCCGGAAGTCACAACTGTGCTTTCAGGCATGAGTGAGGAAGCCCAAATAGAGGAGAACTTGAAAACAGCAGATGAAGCCTATCCTAACTCATTGACTGAAGCCGAACTGCAGCTTGTTAGCAGAGTTGAGCAAAAGTACCGTCAGCTCATAAAAATTGGCTGTACTGGCTGTCAGTATTGCATGCCCTGTCCTTCAGGAGTAAGCATCCCTGAATGTTTTGATATTTATAACAACTTGCACATGTTTGGCAATGTGGATGGATCCAAATTCGCGTATGCTATGAGGATGAGCGGAGCATTCACGGACAGTGATCCTGGGGGGTTTGCTTCTCTATGTATTGAGTGCGGTCAATGTATGGAGAAATGTCCCCAGAGTCTGAAAATTCCTGACCTGCTAAAAGCTGTGGCAGAAGAGCTTGAAGGGCCTGACTTTGAGCAAAGATTGGCCATGGTAAGGCAGTCTTTAAGGAAAACTAAGCCACAAAACAATACACAGGACTAA
- a CDS encoding metallophosphoesterase — protein MTDKVQKNNVQKNKVQKNKVQKKNKKISLIFLAILSIFISVYVAGNYYVGLRFFQSLTNFIEPHSLLYWTCYSLLATSFFASRLGKRFCPGYVNDLISVTGDYWLGAVYYSFLMWIVMDILHHLTNLIFPTTQIIQYPSFYWGFLVLSLVFLLLIYGTWNANSPQVVHYDITIKKRVQNLSEIHVVMVSDIHLGLVVDNDRLDAMVSRINELDPDIVILAGDIIDEDVRFFANSKMPEILKKLRSRYGVYAVLGNHEYISGNSELAIEYLQQAGINVLVDECMKINNQFYIIGRDDRTAGRMFGKSRLELSSLIEEIDNNLPIILLDHQPINLDEGQRNGVDLQLSGHTHNGQFFPNNLIAKHIFENSWGYLRKGEYQIVVSSGFGTWGPPIRIGSHSEITDLTIYFEK, from the coding sequence ATGACGGATAAAGTACAGAAAAACAACGTACAGAAAAACAAAGTACAGAAAAACAAAGTACAGAAGAAAAACAAAAAGATAAGTTTGATTTTTCTAGCTATTTTAAGTATTTTTATCTCTGTCTATGTTGCAGGAAACTATTATGTAGGTTTACGTTTTTTTCAATCATTAACCAATTTTATTGAACCTCACTCTTTGCTTTACTGGACCTGCTATTCACTTCTTGCAACATCATTTTTTGCATCCAGGTTAGGAAAAAGATTTTGTCCTGGATATGTTAATGATTTAATCTCTGTAACGGGCGATTACTGGCTGGGTGCTGTTTACTATTCTTTTTTGATGTGGATAGTTATGGATATTCTTCATCACTTAACTAATCTCATATTTCCAACGACACAGATTATTCAATACCCATCATTTTACTGGGGTTTTTTAGTTTTATCCCTGGTCTTTCTTCTTTTAATATATGGAACCTGGAATGCAAACAGTCCACAAGTTGTGCATTATGATATTACCATTAAAAAAAGAGTACAAAATTTATCAGAAATTCATGTTGTTATGGTATCCGACATACACCTTGGGCTGGTAGTTGATAATGATCGTCTTGATGCAATGGTTAGTAGAATCAACGAGCTTGATCCAGATATTGTGATTCTTGCCGGGGATATCATAGATGAGGATGTAAGATTCTTTGCCAATAGTAAAATGCCGGAAATACTGAAAAAACTAAGATCCAGGTACGGTGTGTATGCAGTTCTTGGAAACCATGAATATATTAGCGGCAATAGTGAGCTAGCCATTGAATATTTGCAGCAGGCTGGGATTAATGTGCTGGTTGATGAGTGCATGAAAATAAACAATCAATTTTATATAATTGGCCGAGATGATCGCACGGCTGGTCGTATGTTCGGAAAATCACGTCTTGAGCTATCTAGCCTTATAGAAGAAATCGACAATAATCTCCCGATTATTCTGTTGGATCACCAACCCATTAATCTGGATGAAGGACAGCGAAATGGAGTCGACTTACAATTATCTGGTCATACGCATAACGGACAATTTTTTCCCAATAATCTGATTGCCAAGCATATATTTGAAAACAGTTGGGGCTATTTGAGAAAAGGAGAATATCAGATAGTTGTCTCCTCTGGATTCGGTACATGGGGTCCACCAATCAGGATTGGAAGCCACTCTGAAATTACAGATCTAACTATTTACTTCGAAAAATAG